AAGAGATCAAGGATAAACCTCTTTAAGGTAACTTCAATGACCATATCAATTCTGGGAGTACTTCTCATAGCCGGAACCATATTGATATTTGCATATATAGGCGTAGACGCAATATCTGATGCCATATCAGGGAGTGTGGAGAAGGGTGCCGAGTACGATGAACTTGCAAAGCTTCAGAGCGATTACTCGGTACTGAAGGTCCAGTATGACTCGGTTAAAAAGGAGGTTTATCATAGGAACAATGATAACCTGACAAAGACGTACCTGAATGCTGAGATAGAGCTCGTGAAGGCTAAATCGGCGATTGATGACGTTAAAAGTGCACTGGAGACAAATAAACCAAAATATGAGGTTGATAATCGTATAAAAACAGCCAGGTATCAGCTTCAGGTTGCCTCACAGGCCCTGAATGATCTGAGGGCACTCATGTGAGCTTAGGGTTCTCTCCTATTCCTTTTCTTGAATTCCACCCGATCTAATGGATGATTCTCTCCCATTTCCTTCTACCCTTGAAGTTCCGCCCTACAATGTACATCTCTGCGCTTGCCTTTCTTGATGAGGCTGGTTTTGTTGTTTTGAGTTTCCAGAAATCCTTTTTCATTTCCTTTATGACTTTATCGAGTTCAGGCCCCTGGAATGCCTTGATCAGGATGTTCCCCTTCCTTTCAAGGACCCTGTAGGCTATATCAAGGACGTTCTCAACGAGATCCACCGAACGGAGGCGGTCGATGTCCCTTATACCTGAAAGGGATGGGGCAGCATCTGATATAACCACATCCGCCCTTCCGCCAAGCTCCTCGATTATCCTCTCCTTTATTGCAGGGTCTGTGAAGTCCCCCATTATGGCCCTGAAGTTCTCGGCGGGGAAACCCTTTATCCTCTGGAGGTCAACTGCAACCACAAGTCCCTCCTCACCTACCTTCTCAAGGGCGACCTGTGACCATCCCCCGGGGGCTGCCCCGAGGTCGAGGACCCTGTCACCATTCCTTATCAGTTTGTAGCGGTTGTTGAGCTGCAGTAACTTGTAGGATGCCCTTGAGCGGTAGTTCTCCCTCTTGGCGCTTTTGTAGTAGTGGTCCCTTTTTCTTTCAGCCTGCCATCGTTTTCCCATGGATTCACCTCTGGAAGTTCAGTGATCTGCAGACAGGCGCCCCTGTCCTGATGATCCTGGCATCGAGTTTTTCATTGTCAATTTCAAGGAGCATGACGCTTGGATCTGTTAGGCGGGGCACTGTAGGGCTTCCAGGGTTGAGGAGAAGCATGTCCTCAAGTTCGGTTATGAAGGGCTGATGTGTATGTCCACTTATGAGGACATCCGCACCAAGCTCGAGCCCCAGGTACCTCAGCTGCTGGGTATCACCACGGGGGTAGACCTCCCCGTGTATGAGGCCCACCCTGTATGCTCCGATCTCAAATACCCTTGATCTGGGGTTGTCTACACCATATCTGCGGTCCATGTTTCCCTGAACGCACTCAACAGGTGCAATGGTTTCAAGGTCACTCAGAACATCCGGTGAGGTCAGGTCACCGGCGTGGAGTATAAGTTCAACGTCCCTGAAGGCCTCAAATACCGCCTCAGGAAGTTCAGCTGCCCTGTCAGGGATGTGTGTATCTGATATAACACCTATTAGCATTCTCACTCTCCTTATATGGGGGATAGTTTTCTTTGTTTACCCTCTGTCAGTTCCATGGTGGATTTTCAGTTGATACCATCAGGTGAGCAATAAAATTACACAGTCCTATATCTTTTTTATTTTTAAAATAAGTTTTC
This genomic stretch from Methanothermobacter sp. harbors:
- a CDS encoding SAM-dependent methyltransferase, which codes for MGKRWQAERKRDHYYKSAKRENYRSRASYKLLQLNNRYKLIRNGDRVLDLGAAPGGWSQVALEKVGEEGLVVAVDLQRIKGFPAENFRAIMGDFTDPAIKERIIEELGGRADVVISDAAPSLSGIRDIDRLRSVDLVENVLDIAYRVLERKGNILIKAFQGPELDKVIKEMKKDFWKLKTTKPASSRKASAEMYIVGRNFKGRRKWERIIH
- a CDS encoding metallophosphoesterase; the encoded protein is MLIGVISDTHIPDRAAELPEAVFEAFRDVELILHAGDLTSPDVLSDLETIAPVECVQGNMDRRYGVDNPRSRVFEIGAYRVGLIHGEVYPRGDTQQLRYLGLELGADVLISGHTHQPFITELEDMLLLNPGSPTVPRLTDPSVMLLEIDNEKLDARIIRTGAPVCRSLNFQR